One window of Halorussus sp. MSC15.2 genomic DNA carries:
- a CDS encoding TFIIB-type zinc ribbon-containing protein, with protein MKVRGQRECKDCGARWSYYETGTVECPECGSLRSVGVEEERNLHTDSPVEFDLTEPREAVDAQPLREVADRAGEIAREYVRKRGFVRGGDLLALDETYLAAQELRHAADVVGRGLDLSDDEELYFLALLRSADAEAAGADADGHGTETDSDADSRPAPDEVPTSMHPIRGLAYAEAVAEYRREMADWADERETSAVADRGRDALETLGDHVKRVQALDGDVDADTAELLVNAARDVGRYLREGDADALASARDRFDRLA; from the coding sequence ATGAAAGTTCGCGGCCAGCGCGAGTGCAAGGACTGCGGCGCGCGGTGGTCCTACTACGAGACGGGAACCGTCGAGTGCCCGGAGTGCGGGAGTCTCCGGAGCGTCGGCGTCGAGGAGGAGCGCAACCTCCACACCGACAGTCCGGTCGAGTTCGACCTGACGGAACCGCGAGAAGCCGTGGACGCCCAACCGCTGCGAGAGGTCGCCGACCGCGCGGGCGAGATTGCCCGGGAGTACGTCCGCAAGCGCGGGTTCGTCCGGGGCGGCGACCTGCTGGCGCTGGACGAAACCTACCTCGCCGCGCAGGAACTCCGCCACGCCGCCGACGTGGTGGGCCGGGGTCTGGACCTGAGCGACGACGAGGAGTTGTACTTCCTCGCACTCCTCCGGTCCGCAGACGCCGAGGCGGCCGGGGCGGACGCCGACGGTCACGGGACCGAGACGGATTCCGACGCCGACTCGCGGCCCGCGCCGGACGAGGTTCCGACCTCGATGCATCCGATTCGCGGTCTGGCCTACGCCGAGGCGGTGGCGGAGTACCGCCGGGAGATGGCCGACTGGGCCGACGAGCGAGAGACTTCGGCCGTCGCCGATCGCGGCCGGGACGCGCTCGAAACGCTCGGCGACCACGTCAAGCGCGTGCAGGCGCTCGACGGCGACGTGGACGCCGACACCGCGGAACTGCTCGTGAACGCCGCCCGCGACGTCGGTCGATACCTCCGAGAGGGCGACGCCGACGCGCTGGCGAGCGCGCGCGACCGGTTTGACAGACTGGCCTGA
- a CDS encoding DUF5822 domain-containing protein — protein sequence MPEPVETHDPDGVDYGWVMQTTFVLTIVAGAPVVALAALLVGVSLPTWAARAEFAIRVGALVWFVVAVCVFLYARRMEEESSDAES from the coding sequence GTGCCCGAACCAGTCGAGACCCACGACCCCGACGGCGTCGATTACGGGTGGGTGATGCAGACGACCTTCGTCCTCACCATCGTCGCGGGCGCGCCGGTCGTCGCGCTCGCCGCGTTACTGGTCGGGGTCTCGCTCCCCACGTGGGCCGCCCGGGCGGAGTTCGCTATCCGGGTCGGCGCGCTGGTCTGGTTCGTCGTCGCTGTCTGTGTCTTTCTGTACGCACGGCGGATGGAAGAAGAATCGTCGGACGCCGAGAGCTAA
- a CDS encoding alpha/beta hydrolase, whose protein sequence is MASEPHPQVQALLEQLDQMGTPELSTLDPAEARTLFEELRSGDSSESVGDVTDRTIPGPGGDLPIRVYSPDGERPHPVLVYFHGGGWVVGSIDTHDSVCRHLTNAADCAVVSVDYRLAPEHPFPAPTEDAVAAVEWVAENGAEIGVDADRLAVGGDSAGGNLAAVAALVARDRGGPDIDRQVLIYPATSARDDWPSVAENDEGYLLTRSEMEWFGDQFFESPLDARNPYAFPLQACDHGGLPPATVVTAGFDPLRDEGQAYADALADAGVDVTVRNYEGMIHGFVDMLEDPVELDRAREAIETIGEDLRESFE, encoded by the coding sequence ATGGCGTCCGAACCACACCCCCAAGTGCAGGCACTGCTCGAACAACTCGACCAGATGGGGACCCCCGAACTCTCGACTCTCGACCCCGCGGAGGCCCGCACCCTCTTCGAGGAACTCAGGTCGGGCGACTCCTCGGAGTCGGTCGGTGACGTGACCGACCGGACGATACCCGGTCCCGGAGGCGACCTCCCGATTCGAGTCTACTCGCCCGACGGCGAGCGACCCCATCCGGTGCTGGTCTACTTCCACGGCGGCGGGTGGGTCGTCGGGAGCATCGATACCCACGACTCGGTCTGTCGCCACCTGACCAACGCCGCGGACTGTGCGGTCGTCTCGGTTGACTACCGACTCGCGCCCGAACACCCCTTCCCGGCCCCGACGGAGGACGCCGTGGCCGCGGTCGAGTGGGTCGCGGAGAACGGCGCGGAGATAGGCGTCGATGCCGACCGACTCGCGGTCGGCGGCGACAGCGCGGGCGGCAACCTCGCGGCGGTCGCGGCGCTCGTCGCGCGGGACCGCGGCGGTCCCGACATCGACCGGCAGGTGCTGATATATCCGGCGACTAGCGCCCGCGACGACTGGCCCTCGGTCGCGGAGAACGACGAGGGGTACCTCCTCACCCGGTCGGAGATGGAGTGGTTCGGCGACCAGTTCTTCGAGAGTCCGCTCGACGCCCGCAACCCCTACGCCTTCCCGCTACAGGCGTGCGACCACGGCGGTCTCCCGCCCGCCACGGTGGTCACGGCGGGGTTCGACCCTCTACGCGACGAGGGCCAAGCATACGCCGACGCGCTCGCCGACGCGGGCGTGGACGTGACGGTCAGGAACTACGAGGGGATGATTCACGGCTTCGTGGACATGCTGGAGGACCCGGTCGAACTCGACCGCGCCCGCGAGGCCATCGAGACCATCGGCGAGGACCTGCGCGAGTCGTTCGAGTGA
- a CDS encoding HAD family hydrolase: MTRHDAGGRTDETPSDRGTDLAAVVYDLDGTLVRLAVDWADVERRLADLLEREGVDADPLSAWDLLSAAEDAGVGDEADELIAAAEREGARESERLPLADELLAREVPVGVCSLNHESAVRIALDRHDLADRVATVVGRGTVPERKPHPRALLAAVEELGVAPENVLFVGDSASDEETAERAGTRFEWV, translated from the coding sequence GTGACTCGACACGACGCTGGCGGTCGGACCGACGAGACGCCGAGCGACCGCGGGACGGACCTCGCGGCGGTCGTCTACGACCTTGACGGCACCTTGGTCCGCCTCGCCGTGGACTGGGCGGACGTGGAGCGCCGACTGGCCGACCTGCTGGAGCGCGAGGGGGTGGACGCCGACCCGCTGAGCGCGTGGGACCTGCTCTCGGCCGCCGAGGACGCCGGCGTCGGCGACGAGGCCGACGAACTCATCGCCGCGGCCGAGCGCGAGGGTGCCCGCGAGTCCGAGCGCCTCCCTCTCGCCGACGAACTGCTCGCGCGAGAGGTTCCGGTCGGCGTCTGCTCGCTCAACCACGAGTCGGCGGTCCGCATCGCGCTCGACCGCCACGACCTCGCCGACCGCGTCGCGACCGTGGTGGGCCGGGGGACCGTGCCCGAGCGTAAGCCCCATCCCCGCGCCCTGCTGGCCGCGGTCGAGGAGTTGGGCGTCGCTCCGGAGAACGTGCTGTTCGTCGGCGATTCGGCGAGCGACGAGGAGACGGCCGAGCGAGCGGGAACGCGGTTCGAGTGGGTTTAG
- the panB gene encoding 3-methyl-2-oxobutanoate hydroxymethyltransferase, producing the protein MPTVRTLQEKASDEQITMLTAYDAPTAEIVDESGVDVILVGDSMGNAVLGYESTLPVTVEEMQSRTAAVARATDDAMVVADMPFLSYGADESETIENCGRMLKEADANAVKLESGPHTVSVTERLVDLGIPVMAHLGLTPQRVHQLGGYFRQGTDEESAAEMLELAKAHEEAGAFSLVLEHVPSNVAAQITEALEIPTIGIGAGPDTDGQVLVLNDVFGLSDRSPYFSEQFGDVKAEMERAVAGFRDAVESGEFPAEEHSYSEDEIDDIY; encoded by the coding sequence ATGCCAACCGTGCGGACGCTACAGGAGAAGGCGAGCGACGAGCAGATTACGATGCTGACCGCCTACGACGCGCCGACCGCCGAAATCGTGGACGAGTCGGGCGTGGACGTGATTCTGGTCGGCGACAGCATGGGCAACGCGGTACTCGGCTACGAATCGACGCTCCCCGTGACCGTCGAGGAGATGCAGAGTCGGACCGCGGCGGTCGCACGGGCCACGGACGACGCCATGGTGGTCGCGGACATGCCGTTTCTGAGCTACGGGGCCGACGAGAGCGAGACCATCGAGAACTGCGGCCGGATGCTCAAGGAGGCCGACGCCAACGCCGTGAAACTGGAGAGCGGTCCCCACACCGTGAGCGTCACCGAGCGACTCGTGGACCTCGGCATCCCCGTGATGGCCCACCTCGGACTGACGCCCCAGCGCGTCCACCAACTCGGGGGCTACTTCCGGCAGGGCACCGACGAGGAGAGCGCCGCGGAGATGCTGGAACTCGCGAAGGCCCACGAGGAGGCCGGGGCCTTCTCGCTCGTCCTCGAACACGTCCCCTCGAACGTGGCGGCACAGATTACCGAGGCGCTGGAGATTCCGACCATCGGCATCGGCGCGGGTCCCGACACCGACGGGCAGGTGCTCGTGCTAAACGACGTGTTCGGTCTGAGCGACCGGAGTCCGTACTTCTCCGAGCAGTTCGGCGACGTGAAGGCAGAGATGGAGCGCGCGGTCGCCGGGTTCCGCGACGCGGTGGAGTCCGGCGAGTTCCCGGCGGAGGAACACAGTTACAGCGAGGACGAGATAGACGATATCTACTGA